CCCGCAGGCTGCTGGGTCGTCCGCCGGTCAATTTCCCTCAGGAGACCGCCGTGGGGGCCCTGGGGCTGTATGTTTCCAACCAAGCTGTCACGCACTTTCAGCCCATGAATATCAACTTCGGGATTATGCCGCCCCTGGGCTATCGGGTGAAGGGAAAGCGGAATAAGAACGCGGAGCTGTCTGAGCGGTCCTTGACTATCATCGAGAAATTGAAAGAGGAGGTCCTTCCATGAAGATCATTGTGGACGCTATGGGCGGCGATCACGCGCCCCAGGCTATCGTACAGGGCGCACTGGAGGCCCACAAGACCCACAGCGTGGAGATTCTATTGGTGGGCCGGGCAGCGGAGGTGCTGCGGGCTGTGGAGGCCTGCGGCGAGCGAACACTGCCGGCCGGCGTGGAGATCCGGGACGCCGCAGAGGTGGTGGAGATTATGGATAACCCCGCTACTGCCTTCAAGGTGAAAAAGGACTCCTCCCTCACGGTGGGAATGAACCTGCTGAAAGAAGGGGCGGGAGACGCGTTTGTTTCCGCTGGCTCCACTGGTGCGCTGTTGGCGGGCGCTACGCTGTTGGTGAAGCGGATTCACGGCATTCGGCGGGCCGCCATGGGTCCGGTAATCCCCACCGCAGGCGGAAGGATGCTTTTGTGTGATTGTGGCGCCAATGCCGAGTGCACGCCGGAGTACCTGCTGCAGTTTGCATATCTTGGCAGTTACTACGCTCAGCGGGTTCTGCGGATGGAGCGGCCTCGGGTAGCCCTGCTGAATATCGGCTCGGAGGAGGCCAAGGGCGACACGCTGCGCCACGAGGCCTATGAGCTGCTGCGGTCTGCCGGCGAGGCAGGACGCATCCACTTCATCGGCAATCTGGAGGCGGGAGACGCCATGATGGGCGGCGCCGATGTGCTGGTGGCAGACGGCTTTACCGGCAATGTGATGCTCAAGAGTCTGGAGGGAACCGCCAAGTTTTTGCTGGGGGAGCTGAAAAAGACGATGCTCTCCAGCACGAAGAACAAGATGGCGGCGGCGATGCTCAAGGGGGACCTGGCCAATATGAAGCGTCTGCTGGACCCCAGCGAGATCGGAGGGACGGCGTTCCTCGGCATCTCCAAGCCAGTGATCAAGGCGCATGGCTCTTCCAACGCGCGGGCGATTTCCAATGCAATTTTGCGGGCCAAGGAGTATGTGGAAAGCGGCCTGATCGCGGATATTGAGCGGGACATTGACTTGATGAAAGTGGAGCGGAAACAAGAAAAAATGTGATTGCCTCTTGACAGTGATAGGACACTTGCCGTATGATGCCAATGATAGAAGCCCCATAATTCCGGGAGGAGTGAAAGGTAATGTCAGTAGAAGAGATTTTTCAAACAATGAGTGAGCTGGTGGCAGAGCAGTTTGCCATGGAACCCGCTGAGGTGACTATGGACACCTCCTTTGAGGAGGACCTGGGCGCCGATTCTGTGGACCTGGTGGATTTGGTCATGGCCATGGAGGAGGAGTTTGAGGTGGGTGAAATTCAGGAAGAGGATCTGAAAACTCTGAAGACCGTGGGTGATGCGGTGAATTATATCGCCTCAAAAGTGAAATCATAAAAGGAAGTGCCCCGCGTCCATGCGGGGCTTCCTTGTAGAAAGGATCTCCCATGCAGGAACTGGAGAAAAAACTGAATTATACATTCCGAAATTCCGCGCTGCTGCAGGAGGCATTGAATCACAGCTCCTATGCCAACGAGCATCGGTCCGCACACCTTCACAGCAATGAGCGGCTGGAGTTCCTGGGGGATTCGGTGCTTGGTTTTGTAACGGCGGAGTTTCTCTTTACCCGGCATCCGGAATCTCCAGAAGGGGATTTGACCCGCATCCGGGCAGCGCTGGTATGCGAGCAGAGCCTCTATGAGGTGGCGCAGCGCCTGGGCCTGGGCCAGTATTTGAAGCTGGGCCGGGGAGAGGAGGCCGGCGGAGGCCGGGAGCGTACCTCCATTCTGGCGGATGCTGTAGAGGCGGTGTTTGCCGCTGTGTATCTGGACGGTGGGATTGAGGCGGCCTCCGCCCTGATTCACCGCTGTTTGCTGGATGTTCAGCGGGAGAGCGTGGTGGAGGAGCGGCGAAGGGATTACAAGACCGCGCTCCAGGAGCTGGTACAGCGCCATGCGGATCAGGTGCTGTCCTATCAGATGGTGGACGAGACGGGGCCGGACCATGCCAAGACCTTTCGGGCGGAGGTACAGCTGAACGGCAGTTCCATCGGTGCTGGTTCCGGCCACAGCAAGAAGGAAGCTGAGCAGGCAGCGGCAAAGGCGGCTCTGGAATCCCTGGGTGAATAGGCGGCAGGGTGGATGCCACTGGTTTTCATGAAATGAGATTTTGGATAGAGGCTCTCCATCCAGTGGGACGGAGGGCCTTTTTGCATGCGATACAACAGCCAATTTTGCCTCTGCGGGCGGGAAACCCCGCTGTCCAGCAAATATGACTGGAATTTATCGCCTGCTCGTGCTATACTATCATTTGCAGAAGAGTCAAGTAAGGAGTGTGAAGATCTTGTCACTGCTGTCAGCCATACTACTGGGCCTCATTCAGGGCGTTACGGAGTTTTTGCCAATCTCCAGCTCTGGGCATTTGGCCATCGCGGAGAACCTATTGCATATGTCCGGCTCATCGGAGGTGCCCGGTTTTTTTGATGTGTTACTGCACTTGGGAACCTTGGTTGCCGTGTTTATCGCATACTGGTCAGATATTCGAGAGATGGTGATAGAACTTTTCTACGGGGTGCGGGACCTAGCGCAGCGTTCCACCCCCACGCCGGCGCCGCCGGCACGCAGGCTGATCCTGCTGATCATCGTGGGCACGCTGCCGCTCTTTGCGGTGCTGCCTATCAAGGACGCGGTGGAAAGCCTTTCCGGCAACATGTATTTTGTGGCGGGAGCGCTCCTTGTAACTGGCTGCCTGCTGTTTGCCAGTGACCGGGTGCGGCCGGGACGAAAGACAGAAAAATCCGCAACACTGTTAGATGTACTTCTGGTGGGTGTGGCCCAGGCTATCGCCACCTGTCCGGGAATATCCCGCTCCGGTACCACCATTACTGCGGGGTGTTTTGTGGGCTTTGACCGGAGATTCGCGGTTCGCTATTCTTTTTTAATGTCAATTCCCGCCATTCTTGGGGCGAATATTTTAAGCCTTAAGGATGCGGTGACGGATATCATTTGGGCTGATGTGCCAGTCTACTTAGTGGGCGTTGCAGTGGCGGCAGCAGTGGGCTATGTCTGCATTCGCCTTTTGAAAATGATTGCTGACAAGGGTAAGTTTGGATTTTTCGCATACTACTGCTGGGCAGTCGGCATTGTGACGCTGATTCTGACCCTGGTCCAGAAATAAATCGGAGGGATTGACCTGTGGCATCCTCGACACAAAAGAAGACCACAAAAAAGAAGAATACACGCTCTGCAAAAACACCGCCGCCCAAGAGACCGGTTCGCCGCGAGGTGACTGGCTCCATTCTGCTGGTTCTGGCGCTGTGCGTTTGCGTGGGGTATTTTGGGGCCAACGCGCTTTTTATTGACTGGCTGGCAGCCCTGCTCAAAGGGGTGTTTGGCTACGGCTATTGGCTGGCGGCGCCGGCGCTGGTGCTTACAGGGATGATTCTATTGCTTCACCGGGGACGTCCAGTGCTTTTACGTGCGGTCTGCGCGCTGCTGACCCCGCTATTTGCCGGAACCCTGGGGCACACGCTTCTTTGTAAAGAGGCCTATGAGTCCTCCATTGGTATTTTGGTGAAACTTTGGGAGAGCGGCAACGCGCTCCATTCCGGCGGCGTCCTTTCCGGAGGGATGGCCATTGGCTTTCTGGCAGTGTTTGGAAAGGTGGTGTCTGTCGTCCTGTTCTCCCTATTGTTGACGGGACTGCTGGCGGTAGCACTGTGGCCGGCACTGAAGCATTTGGCCCAAAGGCACCGGGAGCGTCCTCAGTATGAGGAGGAAGAAATCCAGCCGGTCCGCTCCACCGCCAAGGAAGCAACGCCCCGGCGGAGGCAGGAGGCCATGCGGCCTCAGATCGACTTCCCGCTGGACGAAGCGGAGAACACACCGGAGCAGGAAGGGCGGTTCACCAGCTTTTTCCGCCATAAGTCGGACCGCCAGAAAACGCCGGATCAGGTCCTGCAGGCGGAATCTTCTGTGGAGAGCCTGGAAGTTGTTCCTGCACCAGTGGAGGAGGCTCCTGTCCCAGTGGAGGAAGCACCTCCGCCGCGCCGGGAGAAGACCAAGACTGCCGGAGAGGTGGCGGCTCAAACTGCCGCTGTGACGGTGGAGATTGCGGAAAAGCTGGCGGCAGAGGAGACGGCCTATCAGTTTCCCCCCATTACTCTGCTCAAGGCCAGCCAGGAGGAAAACCACATGGAGGCCGGTGCGGAGCTGAGAAACAACGCCCGCCGCCTGTCGGAAACTCTGGTGAGCTTCGGCGTGGAGGCTGCTCCGGGGGATGTGGTCCACGGGCCCTCCGTAACCCGGTATGAGTTTATGCTGGAGCAGGGCGTCAAGCTTTCCAAGCTCACGAATCTGGCGGATGATATTGCCTTGGCCCTGGGCGCCACCGGCGTCCGAATTGCCCCTATCCCCGACAAAATTTCCGTGGTGGGCATCGAGGTACCCAACAAGTCTGTGACTCCGGTACTGATTCGGGATGTGATTGAGTCCCGGGATTTTACGGAGCACAAGTCAAAGACCGCCTTTGCTCTGGGCCGCGACATCGGCGGACGGAACATGATCGGCGATATTGAGCGGCTGCCCCATGTGCTGATTGCCGGCACCACAGGTTCCGGCAAGTCTGTATGTACCAATTCCCTGATTATCTCCCTACTGTATAAGTCCACGCCCGATGAGGTCCGCTTCATCATGGTGGACCCCAAGATGGTGGAGCTGGCTCCATACAATGGAATTCCCCACCTGCTGATTCCGGTGGTGACGGACCCGAAAAAAGCTGCCGGTGCCTTGCAGTGGGCGGTGTTTGAGATGATGAAGCGTTATAAGCTTTTCTCCGAGCACGGCGTGAAAAAGCTGGAGGAGTTCAACCGTCTGGCCCGCTGCAGTGAGGAACTGGATACGCTGCCAAGCGTTGTGGTGGTGATCGACGAGCTGGCAGATTTGATGCTGGTGGCGGCGAAGGAGGTGGAGGAGTCCATCTGCCGGGTGGCCCAGATGGGCCGCGCTGCCGGCGTCCATCTGGTGATCGCCACCCAGCGGCCCTCCGCCGATGTGATCACAGGACTTATGAAAGCGAACATCCCCAGCCGCATCGCCTTTGCCGTGGCATCCTCCCTGGAATCCCGGATCATTCTGGACACCACCGGCGCGGAAAAGCTGGTGGGCAAGGGAGACATGCTCTACGCGCCCTTAGGCGGCGGGAAGCCCCAGCGGGTGCAGGGATGCTTCATCTCCCCGGAGGAGATTGAAGAGGTGGTCCAGTTTGTCAAGCAGTCCGGTGAGCCGCAGTACTCGGACGAGGTCATCGCCAAAATTGAGGAGTCCGTCCAGGAAAAGGAGAAAGCGCCTAAGGGTGGTGCGGCGGACCTGACGGCTGCCGATGAGGGGGACGAGTTGTTCCCTGCCGCCGTAGAGGTGGTGTTGGAGACTGGACAGGCCTCTGTCTCCATGCTCCAACGCCGGCTGAAACTGGGATATTCCCGTGCCGCCCGTCTGGTGGACCAGATGGAGGACCGGGGTGTGGTGGGTCCCTTCGAGGGCTCTAAACCCCGACAGCTGCTGATTACCCGCGCCCAGTGGCAGGAGATGCAAATGGGCGGTCAGGGTGAGGAGGAGCCGCCATTTCCCGTGGAGGAATGAGGCCCGCAATCTTGCTTTTAATAAAGAGGGAGGGGAACCCGCCAGGGTTCCTCTCCCTTTGCATATGTGTTTTTCCCTCTGTTTATCCGCCTGCCATAGCGGGCTGCGGAGGGATCGATATTAGAAGAAGTCGCGCAGCAGTTCGGCCAGCTTCCGGGGCGCGTCCAGGTTGACCTCGTGTCCTGCCTCCTCAACGATACGGAGTTCCGCATGGGGAAGCCGCCTTTGCAGCTCCAGGGAGGCCCTGCGGTTCGGCGTGTCTCGCTCCCCGCAGACGACGAGGACAGGACATTGGAGACGAGGCAGAGAGGCCTCAAGGTTCAAGTCCAGCATGGAGTTTGTCAGATGGAGAAAGGCAGACTTGTCAAATCCGTCTCTCGGAAACATACGTTCAGGCATGAGATGGAACAGCAGACTTTGAATGCGCAGCAGCGTTTTGGGCATTGTGTACTGGGTACCGATCAGCGCCAGGGCATGGATGTGCTCCGGGTGCTCGATGGCATACTGCAGGGCCAGAATGCCGCCCAAGGAGAGCCCACACACGTTTAACGGCCCAGGCAGGGCGTCACAATAGCGTGAGACACCCGCATAGAGCTTTGGATAGCTGACCTCGCCGCTGCGGAGCAGGCCCGGTAGATCTGGACAAAGGAGGTCAAGGGAAGGGCCTAGAGCCTCGGCCATTTGATCCCAGCTATGGGAGGTTTGCCCCAGGCCATGGAGAAATACAGTTTTCACAGGAGTCACATCCTTCCGATGTTTTTTCACAGGGCATCGCCTGCTGAAGCAAACGATG
This genomic window from Pusillibacter faecalis contains:
- the acpP gene encoding acyl carrier protein — encoded protein: MSVEEIFQTMSELVAEQFAMEPAEVTMDTSFEEDLGADSVDLVDLVMAMEEEFEVGEIQEEDLKTLKTVGDAVNYIASKVKS
- the plsX gene encoding phosphate acyltransferase PlsX, whose protein sequence is MKIIVDAMGGDHAPQAIVQGALEAHKTHSVEILLVGRAAEVLRAVEACGERTLPAGVEIRDAAEVVEIMDNPATAFKVKKDSSLTVGMNLLKEGAGDAFVSAGSTGALLAGATLLVKRIHGIRRAAMGPVIPTAGGRMLLCDCGANAECTPEYLLQFAYLGSYYAQRVLRMERPRVALLNIGSEEAKGDTLRHEAYELLRSAGEAGRIHFIGNLEAGDAMMGGADVLVADGFTGNVMLKSLEGTAKFLLGELKKTMLSSTKNKMAAAMLKGDLANMKRLLDPSEIGGTAFLGISKPVIKAHGSSNARAISNAILRAKEYVESGLIADIERDIDLMKVERKQEKM
- a CDS encoding alpha/beta fold hydrolase; this encodes MKTVFLHGLGQTSHSWDQMAEALGPSLDLLCPDLPGLLRSGEVSYPKLYAGVSRYCDALPGPLNVCGLSLGGILALQYAIEHPEHIHALALIGTQYTMPKTLLRIQSLLFHLMPERMFPRDGFDKSAFLHLTNSMLDLNLEASLPRLQCPVLVVCGERDTPNRRASLELQRRLPHAELRIVEEAGHEVNLDAPRKLAELLRDFF
- a CDS encoding undecaprenyl-diphosphate phosphatase, whose product is MKILSLLSAILLGLIQGVTEFLPISSSGHLAIAENLLHMSGSSEVPGFFDVLLHLGTLVAVFIAYWSDIREMVIELFYGVRDLAQRSTPTPAPPARRLILLIIVGTLPLFAVLPIKDAVESLSGNMYFVAGALLVTGCLLFASDRVRPGRKTEKSATLLDVLLVGVAQAIATCPGISRSGTTITAGCFVGFDRRFAVRYSFLMSIPAILGANILSLKDAVTDIIWADVPVYLVGVAVAAAVGYVCIRLLKMIADKGKFGFFAYYCWAVGIVTLILTLVQK
- the rnc gene encoding ribonuclease III, encoding MQELEKKLNYTFRNSALLQEALNHSSYANEHRSAHLHSNERLEFLGDSVLGFVTAEFLFTRHPESPEGDLTRIRAALVCEQSLYEVAQRLGLGQYLKLGRGEEAGGGRERTSILADAVEAVFAAVYLDGGIEAASALIHRCLLDVQRESVVEERRRDYKTALQELVQRHADQVLSYQMVDETGPDHAKTFRAEVQLNGSSIGAGSGHSKKEAEQAAAKAALESLGE
- a CDS encoding FtsK/SpoIIIE family DNA translocase, with the translated sequence MASSTQKKTTKKKNTRSAKTPPPKRPVRREVTGSILLVLALCVCVGYFGANALFIDWLAALLKGVFGYGYWLAAPALVLTGMILLLHRGRPVLLRAVCALLTPLFAGTLGHTLLCKEAYESSIGILVKLWESGNALHSGGVLSGGMAIGFLAVFGKVVSVVLFSLLLTGLLAVALWPALKHLAQRHRERPQYEEEEIQPVRSTAKEATPRRRQEAMRPQIDFPLDEAENTPEQEGRFTSFFRHKSDRQKTPDQVLQAESSVESLEVVPAPVEEAPVPVEEAPPPRREKTKTAGEVAAQTAAVTVEIAEKLAAEETAYQFPPITLLKASQEENHMEAGAELRNNARRLSETLVSFGVEAAPGDVVHGPSVTRYEFMLEQGVKLSKLTNLADDIALALGATGVRIAPIPDKISVVGIEVPNKSVTPVLIRDVIESRDFTEHKSKTAFALGRDIGGRNMIGDIERLPHVLIAGTTGSGKSVCTNSLIISLLYKSTPDEVRFIMVDPKMVELAPYNGIPHLLIPVVTDPKKAAGALQWAVFEMMKRYKLFSEHGVKKLEEFNRLARCSEELDTLPSVVVVIDELADLMLVAAKEVEESICRVAQMGRAAGVHLVIATQRPSADVITGLMKANIPSRIAFAVASSLESRIILDTTGAEKLVGKGDMLYAPLGGGKPQRVQGCFISPEEIEEVVQFVKQSGEPQYSDEVIAKIEESVQEKEKAPKGGAADLTAADEGDELFPAAVEVVLETGQASVSMLQRRLKLGYSRAARLVDQMEDRGVVGPFEGSKPRQLLITRAQWQEMQMGGQGEEEPPFPVEE